The sequence AACCCGTTACCTCTACAAGAAGACCCGCCTGGTGGTGGGCTTTCCTGTACCTGATGAATGGCGTCCCCACGGGGATTCGAACCCCGGTCGCCACCGTGAAAGGGTGATGTCCTAGGCCTCTAGACGATGGGGACGCATAAACTTCATCAGATTGTTCCTTCGCGATCCGAACGGCCTAAAATCCGGATTGGTGGAGCCAAGCGGGATCGAACCGCTGACCTCCTGCATGCCATGCAGGCGCTCTCCCAGCTGAGCTATGGCCCCACGTCGCTAAGAAGGAAATAATAGCCGGCGCTTTTTTCCTGCGCAAGCAGTTTGTTGCAAAAAACTTCGCATCCCCCGCATCAAGCTGCGGGAAGCCGCGTCGCACGCAGGCGCAGCGCGTTGCCGATCACCGAAACCGAGCTCAGGCTCATCGCCAGTGCGGCCAGCATCGGCGACATGCTGATGCCCAGCGGAGCCAGTACGCCGGCCGCGACGGGAATGCCCAGCCCGTTGTAGAGGAAGGCGAATCCCAGGTTCTGGCGCATGTTGCGCACGGTGGCGATCGAGAGCTGGCGTGCGCGCAGCACGCCACGCAAATCGCCCTTCACCAGTGTCACCTGGGCGCTGGACATGGCCACGTCGGTGCCGGTGCCCATGGCCATGCCGACGTCGGCGGTGGCCAGGGCAGGGGCGTCGTTGATGCCGTCGCCGGCCATCGCCACGCAGTGCCCCTGCGCCTTGAGCGAAGACACCAGCGCGGCCTTGTCCTCGGGGCGGGTTTCGCCATGCACCTCGTCGATGCCGAGGCGGACGGCCACCGCACGTGCCGTCGCCCACCCATCGCCGGACGCCATCACCACGCGCATGCCGCTGCGATGCAGCTCGTCGATTGCGGACGGCGTCGAGTCCTTGATCGGATCGGCCACCGCAACCAATCCGGCAAGGCGGCCATCGATGGCGAGGAACATCACGCTGGCACCTTGCTGCCGCAGCCCGTCGGCGCCCCCGTCCATCGAGGTGGTATCGATGCAGTGGTCGTGCATCAGCGCATTGCTTCCCAGAAGGAGCGCGCGTCCTTCGGCCTCGCCGCGCACCCCCAGGCCGGTCATCGACTCGAACCCCTGCGGGGCGGCGAGCATGAGCTTCCTTTCGCGGGCCTCCGCGACCACGGCCTGGGCCAGCGGATGCTCGCTCCTCTGGTCGAGGCTGGCAGCCAGGCGCAGTACTTCATCCGCGTCCAGACCCTTGGCCGGGATGACCTCCCGGAACGCCGGGCGCCCTTCGGTCAGCGTGCCGGTCTTGTCCACGACCAGGGTGTCGACCCGGCGCAGGGTCTCGATGGCCTCGGCATCGCGGAACAGCACTCCGAGCTCCGCGGCGCGGCCGGTCGCGACCATGTTCGACATCGGTGTGGCCAGTCCCAGCGCGCAGGGGCAGGCGATGATCAGCACCGACACCGCGTTGAGCACCGCGTGTGTCCACGACGGTTGCGGGCCGAACAGGCCCCAGCCCAGGAAGGTCAGCACGGCAATGCCCAGCACCACCAGCACGAACCAGTAAGCCACGCGGTCGGCCAGGCGCTGCATCGGTGCGCGCGAGCGCTGAGCCTGCGAGACCATCTGCACGATCTGCGACAGCATGCTGTCTGCGCCGACCCGCTCGGCGCGTACCAGCAGCGTGCCGGAGCCGTTGAGCGTGGCGCCGATCACGCGGTCATCGACTGTGCGCGTTACCGGCAGCGACTCGCCGGTGAGCATGGATTCGTCCACGGTGGAACGGCCTTCGATCACCACGCCATCGGCGGGGATCTTCTCGCCGGGACGCACGCGCAGGTGGTCGCCGGCGCGGATTGCGCTCAGCTCCACGTCCTCCTCGCTGCCGTCCTCGCGCACGCGGCGGGCGGTCTTCGGTGCAAGCCCGAGCAGCGCCCTGATCGACGCCGAGGTGCGGGCGCGTGCGGACAGTTCAAGCAACTGGCCGAGCAGGGTCAGCGAGATGATCATTGCCGCGGCCTCGAAATAGACGCCGACATGGCCGTGGTCATGGAACGAGGCGGGGAAGATCCCGGGCGCGATCGTGGCGACCACGCTGTAACCGTAGGCGGCCAGTACGCCGGTGCCGATCAGCG is a genomic window of Stenotrophomonas sp. Marseille-Q4652 containing:
- a CDS encoding heavy metal translocating P-type ATPase, with product MSASCCGKHGTTGQEDSNRDPVCGMRVDPARTAHHASWQGVDYHFCCAGCRQRFIADPRAFLKGGSGPASATDPVCGMQVDPARRAHHTHWQGKDYHFCCGRCRERFEADPQSFLASTEQSAAAADEARDPVCGMSVDPAQTPHHTEVDGVQYHFCREECRRRFVADPAKYLQPESSAPTPPAAAGTRYTCPMDPEIVQDGPGTCPICGMALEPMLPSLEDGENPELTDFRRRFWISVPLSLAVMALAMTPMLGMLQGLDPALRAWLELALATPVVLWAGWPFLQRWAASIANRSPNMWTLIGTGVLAAYGYSVVATIAPGIFPASFHDHGHVGVYFEAAAMIISLTLLGQLLELSARARTSASIRALLGLAPKTARRVREDGSEEDVELSAIRAGDHLRVRPGEKIPADGVVIEGRSTVDESMLTGESLPVTRTVDDRVIGATLNGSGTLLVRAERVGADSMLSQIVQMVSQAQRSRAPMQRLADRVAYWFVLVVLGIAVLTFLGWGLFGPQPSWTHAVLNAVSVLIIACPCALGLATPMSNMVATGRAAELGVLFRDAEAIETLRRVDTLVVDKTGTLTEGRPAFREVIPAKGLDADEVLRLAASLDQRSEHPLAQAVVAEARERKLMLAAPQGFESMTGLGVRGEAEGRALLLGSNALMHDHCIDTTSMDGGADGLRQQGASVMFLAIDGRLAGLVAVADPIKDSTPSAIDELHRSGMRVVMASGDGWATARAVAVRLGIDEVHGETRPEDKAALVSSLKAQGHCVAMAGDGINDAPALATADVGMAMGTGTDVAMSSAQVTLVKGDLRGVLRARQLSIATVRNMRQNLGFAFLYNGLGIPVAAGVLAPLGISMSPMLAALAMSLSSVSVIGNALRLRATRLPAA